In a genomic window of Candidatus Bathyarchaeota archaeon:
- a CDS encoding chorismate-binding protein — MAKCPKCSTEVAKPKKTWKMAGRPDKAGKRMQLEIGLYECPKCGNVFREVLSKNKI, encoded by the coding sequence GTGGCTAAATGTCCAAAATGTTCAACCGAAGTAGCAAAGCCCAAAAAGACTTGGAAAATGGCAGGTCGCCCAGACAAAGCTGGCAAACGCATGCAACTAGAAATCGGACTCTACGAATGCCCCAAATGCGGTAACGTTTTCCGCGAAGTCCTAAGCAAAAACAAGATCTAA
- a CDS encoding sugar phosphate isomerase/epimerase, which produces MAKPKVGVSTLYLLGEPFNRMVKHLDSLGTQTVEILDDGTHDLNKARVTQLREAAKSYELQYSIHAPFADVNIGSPNKTMLNASLKRLKVSLQNAAAIDAKIWVFHPGQKTGIGQFYPDADFKVTCQSIKELYAEAENLGVNMALENLPGKYWFLMSTPEEYMRLYRETNLPIGITLDIGHAHLEKQIQPFFNLLADKIIHIHASDNHGDNDEHNGIGYGTIDYDWFAETLHKISYDKFVIIESTNHVPESIQKLKQLLG; this is translated from the coding sequence ATGGCTAAACCCAAAGTCGGCGTTTCAACCCTCTACTTACTTGGCGAACCCTTCAACCGCATGGTCAAACACCTAGACAGCTTGGGCACCCAAACCGTCGAAATCCTCGACGACGGAACCCATGACCTTAACAAAGCCCGCGTAACCCAACTCCGAGAAGCCGCCAAATCCTATGAACTCCAATACTCCATCCACGCGCCATTCGCCGACGTAAACATCGGTTCCCCCAACAAAACCATGCTCAACGCATCCTTAAAACGCCTCAAAGTATCCCTTCAAAACGCCGCAGCCATCGACGCCAAAATCTGGGTCTTCCACCCCGGACAAAAAACGGGAATCGGTCAATTTTACCCAGACGCAGACTTCAAAGTCACCTGCCAAAGCATCAAAGAACTCTACGCAGAAGCAGAAAACCTAGGCGTAAACATGGCTTTGGAGAATCTTCCCGGAAAATACTGGTTCTTGATGAGCACCCCCGAAGAGTACATGCGCCTGTACCGTGAAACCAACCTCCCCATAGGCATAACCCTAGACATTGGCCACGCCCACCTCGAAAAACAAATTCAGCCCTTCTTCAACCTGCTAGCCGACAAAATCATCCACATCCACGCCAGCGACAACCACGGCGACAACGACGAACACAACGGCATCGGCTACGGAACCATAGACTACGACTGGTTCGCCGAAACCCTGCACAAAATCAGCTATGACAAATTCGTAATCATCGAATCCACCAACCACGTACCTGAGAGCATCCAAAAACTCAAACAGCTACTTGGGTAG
- a CDS encoding PQQ-binding-like beta-propeller repeat protein, whose translation MQSNKTLTIFVISLLVLSSAAGLFKVEPAAAVNTMNGTIVFHETGLASGTSWTVNIQGTNHTVTSTYYSTSWLRDLPCPWTVYVPAGYTTTSTLSGTAYVSAMQTRDIYVDFTASAPPAYDVVFTESGLPEGTFWTVTLNGTTTGSITPTNVFEDIPNGVYDYVIDVPTGYDASVTSGTITVDGANAYQSVAFVAQQGTWWMMGNGLGHTGYSSSMGPLTSNLLWSKNTWDLEGLRSTFLTSPVIANGVLYFGGSSTIFALNPANGSLIRTYSLGSSWISSSSASPAIVNDILYVGTGDGKVIALNVTSGDTIWNYTTGSGISSSPAITNGVLYVGSVDDNLYALNATTGTLLWSFTTGGNVNSSPAVSKGLVFFGSEDGKLYALNAQTGVQVWNYSATGNYNNAAPCVENGIVYASIYSSSTSGSVFALNATTGQEIWTVSKTAYCPVTVANGIAYFTATNDGYSYALNATTGAQIWTYQTNAYRMAPMVAYDVVYFQGSSTLQALNATTGEAIWNYNIRNYMSYGSPIIANGIIYTVSADIMRYSSIYAFGTLDQHSLTMTTEGNGTVQPGNQTYYAGTNVDLVAIPDAGWSFSGWSGDASGESNTTLTMDSNKTVTATFTQDNYTLTMTTIGEGSVLPGNQSYLSGTSVDIQAINGTGWAFSGWSGDSTDSTNTTIRMDSNKTVTATFVRDSYNLTAQVYISGDLQSTRVWTYSVNSEKNLTAEYLGLPASLTLEHWDLNGAIGYNSSVTVIMNQDYTIKAYAIPTTFQLILSSVNGTTTPENGTTTYTYGDIANVTATPNAGYSFSYWLLDGEVNSTDSTFQLQMLANHTLSAVFNQNSYTLTIHTVGQGTVLPGNRTYVYGEEVDLQAINMQDWRFSGWSGDASGTSNTSITMNANKTVTATFTPNNFTLTIITIGQGTVEGGNRTYTYGTNVTLTAQDGVGWTFKEWTGDLSGSENIGYILIDGNKTVTATFTQNVYYIDFDVVGNGTVIRNATGAYLYGQTVNFTAVPDAGWSFTEWRGAKFHSTDNPLIMTIDSNRTITVTFTQDTYTLTVITSGNGTVSPGNSSYLSGTIVNLTAIADQGWTFSGWGGAASGTTNTTLTLTGNLTVTATFTQDNYLLTIITTGQGSVTNANATFLSGTTVDLSATGSTGWHFVNWTGNLSGSTNPTSILLDGNKTVIATFERDVCILTMKTDGEGSVLPGNATYYYGDSVDLKAIANEGWSFANWTGSASGTTNTTLTMTGNFTVIATFTHNSHSLTMTTVGQGSVTPGNQTYLYGTDVDLEAIAASGWAFNGWSGDASGEATTSITISRNMTVTANFVRLYNLGVTVYLDGEQLSYKDYDCKDGTRRETNFESALPPEWTFDHLVIDGEIQTGTSYSILMNQNHTLDIYITTTQVQLNIIDALGGATNPAYGNYTYDYGTELNITATPRPGYLLANWTIGTTTNTNQTLTLTLTENMTITPVFAIDPNYVFNVTFTQTGLPSGTNWSVTLNGQTITSTNETITFEVHMGDYNYTITLPDGFTSVVPLSGTFSTEVETAEIEIETEYVFIFYIPIIRLANEATQTTDTSTPTETPTPTLTPTPTPTVTPTPTTQPTTTPTQQQTQTNSLVLPLVVAIIILGIVLYGLYTRRGKLTPAN comes from the coding sequence ATGCAATCAAATAAAACGTTAACGATATTCGTTATTAGCTTATTAGTGCTCTCTTCGGCCGCGGGCTTGTTTAAAGTGGAGCCTGCAGCCGCAGTAAATACTATGAACGGCACAATAGTGTTTCACGAAACAGGTTTAGCGTCTGGCACAAGCTGGACAGTAAACATTCAAGGAACAAATCATACAGTAACCTCAACCTATTATTCCACGTCCTGGCTGAGAGATTTACCTTGTCCTTGGACAGTCTACGTACCAGCAGGATACACGACAACATCAACACTAAGCGGCACCGCATACGTAAGCGCAATGCAGACCAGAGACATCTACGTTGATTTCACGGCTTCAGCACCGCCAGCATATGATGTTGTCTTCACTGAATCAGGCTTACCCGAAGGCACCTTCTGGACAGTTACCTTAAACGGCACAACAACAGGCAGCATAACCCCAACCAACGTGTTTGAAGACATACCAAACGGCGTCTATGACTACGTCATCGATGTTCCCACAGGCTATGACGCGTCAGTGACGTCTGGAACCATAACCGTTGATGGGGCAAACGCGTATCAATCTGTAGCGTTTGTGGCTCAACAGGGCACTTGGTGGATGATGGGAAACGGCTTAGGCCATACCGGGTACTCATCGTCAATGGGGCCGCTAACAAGCAACTTGCTATGGTCCAAGAACACTTGGGACCTTGAAGGATTGCGCAGCACATTTCTCACGTCACCTGTAATAGCTAATGGAGTTCTCTATTTTGGGGGATCATCCACCATATTTGCTCTAAATCCAGCTAACGGCAGCCTGATTAGAACTTATTCGTTAGGTTCCTCATGGATTTCCTCTTCATCCGCATCTCCCGCAATAGTAAATGACATCTTGTATGTCGGCACAGGAGACGGCAAGGTCATAGCGCTAAACGTCACTTCAGGAGACACCATCTGGAACTACACAACTGGATCAGGCATATCGAGTTCTCCAGCAATAACGAACGGCGTACTCTATGTGGGTTCAGTTGACGATAACCTCTATGCTTTGAATGCAACCACAGGTACTCTACTTTGGTCGTTTACCACCGGTGGAAATGTTAATTCTTCACCGGCGGTTTCAAAAGGACTGGTCTTTTTTGGTTCTGAAGATGGGAAACTCTATGCGCTTAACGCTCAGACAGGCGTTCAAGTTTGGAACTATTCAGCAACAGGTAACTATAATAACGCAGCACCTTGCGTTGAAAACGGTATAGTTTATGCATCCATATACTCTAGCTCGACGAGTGGTAGTGTCTTTGCCCTAAATGCCACAACAGGCCAAGAGATTTGGACGGTTAGCAAGACAGCTTATTGTCCAGTTACTGTTGCTAACGGCATTGCATATTTTACCGCAACTAATGATGGATACAGTTACGCTTTAAACGCTACAACAGGTGCCCAGATATGGACATATCAAACCAATGCATATAGAATGGCACCAATGGTTGCATATGATGTGGTCTATTTTCAAGGCTCCTCCACACTGCAGGCCTTAAATGCGACAACTGGCGAAGCAATCTGGAATTATAACATTCGCAATTACATGAGTTATGGCTCACCCATAATTGCAAACGGAATCATCTATACAGTTTCAGCCGACATAATGAGGTACAGCAGCATTTACGCATTTGGAACGCTAGATCAACACTCTTTGACCATGACAACCGAAGGAAACGGCACAGTACAGCCCGGCAACCAAACTTATTACGCAGGAACCAACGTAGATTTGGTTGCTATTCCCGATGCAGGATGGAGCTTTAGCGGTTGGAGTGGAGACGCCTCTGGCGAAAGCAACACAACCCTAACCATGGACAGCAACAAAACCGTTACTGCGACTTTCACCCAAGATAACTATACGCTGACGATGACAACAATCGGTGAAGGCTCCGTGTTGCCCGGTAACCAATCCTACCTTTCAGGGACATCAGTGGATATTCAAGCCATAAACGGCACGGGTTGGGCTTTTAGCGGTTGGAGCGGAGATTCAACAGACTCTACTAACACAACGATACGTATGGATTCTAACAAAACTGTCACTGCAACGTTTGTCAGAGACAGCTACAATTTAACCGCCCAAGTATACATTAGCGGAGACCTCCAAAGCACCAGAGTATGGACATATTCTGTTAACTCTGAAAAGAACTTGACCGCTGAATATCTGGGGTTACCTGCATCTTTAACGCTTGAACACTGGGACCTTAACGGAGCAATCGGCTACAACAGTTCAGTAACCGTCATAATGAACCAAGACTACACAATCAAAGCCTACGCAATCCCAACAACCTTCCAGCTAATCCTTAGCAGTGTTAACGGAACAACCACACCTGAAAACGGAACCACGACATACACGTATGGCGATATAGCCAACGTTACCGCGACCCCCAACGCTGGATACAGCTTCTCATACTGGCTACTGGATGGCGAAGTTAACTCAACCGACAGCACCTTCCAACTTCAAATGCTAGCAAACCACACATTATCCGCGGTGTTCAACCAAAACAGCTACACCCTAACCATACACACTGTTGGTCAAGGCACTGTTCTTCCAGGCAACCGCACCTACGTGTACGGTGAGGAAGTGGATCTGCAAGCGATTAACATGCAAGACTGGAGATTTAGCGGCTGGAGCGGAGACGCATCTGGAACATCGAACACCAGCATAACCATGAACGCAAACAAAACGGTAACAGCAACCTTCACCCCGAACAACTTTACCTTAACCATTATCACCATTGGACAGGGAACAGTGGAAGGCGGCAACAGGACATATACTTATGGAACCAACGTTACCCTAACCGCCCAAGACGGAGTAGGCTGGACATTTAAGGAATGGACAGGTGACCTTTCAGGTTCAGAAAACATCGGTTACATACTGATAGATGGCAACAAAACAGTCACTGCAACGTTCACCCAAAACGTCTACTACATAGATTTTGATGTAGTTGGCAACGGCACGGTTATCCGAAACGCAACTGGAGCGTACCTTTATGGTCAAACAGTTAACTTCACAGCAGTTCCTGATGCAGGCTGGAGCTTTACCGAATGGCGAGGAGCAAAATTCCACAGCACAGACAATCCATTAATCATGACAATTGATAGCAACAGAACCATAACTGTAACTTTCACACAGGACACATACACCTTAACAGTCATTACCTCAGGCAACGGCACTGTTTCCCCCGGCAACAGCAGCTACCTTTCAGGCACAATCGTTAACCTCACCGCTATAGCCGACCAAGGATGGACCTTTAGCGGTTGGGGAGGCGCAGCTTCAGGCACAACAAACACCACCCTAACCCTGACAGGCAACCTAACAGTCACCGCAACCTTCACCCAAGACAACTATCTCCTGACGATAATCACTACTGGTCAGGGCAGCGTAACCAATGCCAACGCAACTTTCCTCTCAGGCACCACTGTTGACCTCTCCGCTACAGGCAGTACAGGCTGGCACTTTGTTAACTGGACTGGTAATCTGTCTGGTTCAACAAACCCAACTAGTATTCTGCTGGATGGCAACAAAACCGTAATCGCCACCTTCGAGAGAGACGTTTGCATCTTAACTATGAAAACCGATGGCGAGGGCAGTGTGCTTCCCGGCAACGCTACTTACTACTACGGCGACTCTGTTGATCTTAAAGCCATAGCTAACGAGGGCTGGAGTTTTGCTAACTGGACAGGCAGCGCATCTGGCACCACCAACACCACCCTAACCATGACGGGCAACTTCACGGTCATTGCAACCTTCACCCACAACAGCCATAGCCTAACCATGACAACCGTCGGTCAAGGATCAGTCACACCCGGCAACCAAACCTACCTCTATGGAACAGATGTCGACTTGGAAGCTATCGCAGCTTCTGGCTGGGCTTTCAACGGCTGGAGCGGAGACGCATCTGGAGAAGCCACGACCAGTATAACCATAAGCAGAAACATGACTGTAACAGCCAACTTCGTGCGCCTATACAACTTGGGAGTTACAGTCTACCTTGACGGCGAACAATTAAGCTACAAAGATTATGATTGCAAAGACGGAACACGACGAGAAACCAACTTTGAGAGCGCTTTGCCGCCTGAGTGGACCTTTGACCACCTAGTAATCGATGGCGAAATCCAAACTGGGACTTCCTACTCAATATTGATGAATCAAAACCACACATTAGACATATACATCACCACCACACAGGTACAACTCAACATAATCGATGCATTAGGCGGAGCAACCAACCCAGCATACGGCAACTACACCTATGACTACGGCACAGAACTCAACATAACAGCAACTCCAAGACCAGGCTACCTATTGGCTAATTGGACAATCGGCACCACAACAAACACCAATCAAACCCTAACGTTGACTTTGACCGAAAACATGACCATCACACCCGTATTCGCCATAGACCCCAACTATGTCTTCAACGTAACTTTCACCCAAACAGGATTACCCTCAGGAACCAACTGGAGCGTCACCCTAAACGGACAAACCATCACCTCTACAAATGAAACCATAACCTTTGAAGTCCATATGGGCGATTACAATTACACAATCACGCTACCCGACGGCTTCACCTCAGTTGTACCACTTTCAGGAACATTCTCCACCGAAGTAGAAACAGCCGAAATCGAAATTGAAACGGAGTACGTATTCATCTTCTACATACCCATCATAAGATTGGCAAACGAAGCCACCCAAACTACAGACACCTCAACTCCAACAGAAACACCAACCCCAACATTAACTCCGACGCCAACACCAACAGTAACACCAACTCCCACCACTCAACCAACCACAACACCAACACAACAACAAACCCAAACCAACAGCTTAGTATTGCCCTTAGTAGTCGCCATAATCATCTTGGGCATTGTGCTCTATGGGCTCTACACACGACGAGGCAAGTTAACTCCTGCAAACTAA
- a CDS encoding YkgJ family cysteine cluster protein, which translates to MQFVPWQNIADWHCKACGYCCKLYSVVLGFTEWLNLTKSFGSETTVAGLNRFYIKRGSDGSCAFLCNNARNYFCGLQNMKPEACKIWPFKVLAEPKYGEEKLAAFDYRGARLYIYGDNMCSGLRYGTPSWEFRYNTVPEFAELALGVREVQYKTTRNNAVRGAGVFVGFGDR; encoded by the coding sequence TTGCAGTTTGTACCTTGGCAAAACATCGCTGATTGGCACTGCAAAGCCTGCGGTTACTGCTGTAAACTCTACAGCGTCGTGTTAGGCTTCACGGAATGGCTCAACCTTACCAAAAGCTTTGGCTCCGAGACTACCGTGGCTGGCTTAAACCGTTTCTATATTAAACGGGGCAGCGATGGTTCTTGTGCTTTTCTTTGCAACAACGCGCGTAATTATTTTTGTGGCTTGCAGAATATGAAGCCGGAAGCCTGTAAAATCTGGCCGTTTAAGGTGTTGGCAGAACCCAAATATGGCGAAGAAAAATTGGCTGCGTTTGATTACCGCGGAGCTCGGCTCTACATTTATGGAGACAACATGTGTAGTGGGTTGCGGTATGGGACGCCAAGTTGGGAGTTTCGTTACAATACGGTACCGGAGTTTGCGGAGTTAGCGTTGGGTGTTCGAGAGGTGCAGTATAAAACTACGCGGAATAATGCTGTTCGCGGTGCAGGAGTTTTTGTTGGGTTTGGGGACAGGTAG
- a CDS encoding class I SAM-dependent methyltransferase, with product MFIAPFVPSPNSVVEYMLKLANLKAGEVLFDMGSGDGRTVIMAAKTFGARGVGIELREDLAKKALSNIHENGLEDRVTIVNGDMFSVNLSSADVVYLYLTTSANEKIRPKLESDLKKGARVVSHDYEIVGWRPQKIENFCENPQLGYPSHTIYLYHKP from the coding sequence ATGTTTATTGCTCCTTTTGTCCCAAGCCCCAATAGTGTAGTAGAGTACATGTTGAAATTGGCTAATTTGAAGGCAGGCGAAGTCCTTTTTGATATGGGTTCAGGAGATGGCAGAACCGTGATTATGGCAGCGAAAACCTTTGGGGCACGCGGTGTCGGCATCGAATTACGTGAGGACCTTGCTAAAAAGGCGTTAAGCAACATCCATGAGAATGGGCTTGAAGATCGCGTGACAATCGTGAATGGTGACATGTTTAGTGTGAATTTGTCATCTGCAGATGTTGTTTACCTGTATTTGACTACAAGTGCTAATGAGAAAATCAGGCCAAAACTCGAAAGTGACCTAAAAAAGGGCGCGCGGGTGGTTTCTCATGACTACGAGATTGTGGGTTGGCGTCCCCAAAAAATCGAGAATTTCTGCGAAAACCCCCAATTAGGTTACCCTTCACACACGATTTATCTTTATCATAAACCATAG
- a CDS encoding DEAD/DEAH box helicase: protein MQTAGENAFELLVKPIRRLIEQKGFQKPTEPQEKVIPKILDGKNVLLISPTATGKTESAFLPILSMLLQQPKTPGIKVLYITPLRALNRDLLERLQWWCNNLDIKLAVRHGDTETKERTRQSQCPPDILITTPETLQAILSGWVLRQHLQALKWVVIDEVHELADNKRGSQLSLALERIRGLIGRDFQMVGLSATVGSPENVARFLVGEKRIVETVRVSVAKMVKLQVIYPKPTEQDAQFASKIYTHPEVAARLRIIRDYMNKRKSVLLFTNTRSISEVLASRFKVWDVDFPISIHHGSLAKTSRLAAETGLKKGALKGLIATSSLELGIDVGSIDLVIQYMSPRQVSRLIQRVGRAGHTYGYLSEGLIIGMDSDDTLEALVIARRALNEQLEPLEIPDKPYDVLAHQIAGLLLKNRRLTFSEILDICKNAAPFADLNIADVEKIIKYMHQRFPRLAWASFEDQVVLRPQRTKALFEYYFDNLSMIPVEKQFLVIDQTADASIGVLDEAFMAEYGKPGTKFIIRGSPWQIIHTTEDKVYVRPVEDPTGSIPSWIGEEIPVPYEVAQDLAEIRGFVEAENQRGASAQEISAKLAEKYPADAETILRALTETLEQVHSGFPVPTPERIVIEEWGEFVIIHSNFGSNINRAFAQLLGQVLSDILGRGIVVQHDPYRVFVQTMGAMTAERLKEVVGEIKIMSEQAIRSTLTTSTVKTGLFKRRVIQVARRFGALKKWADFSSISIQKLISSFEGTPIYEEGLKEVYSKDLDADGLVMVLGRLKDGLTRLQLIDLGGNVSPVARVGLERVSMKTDLIPPEQMRAVLVESAKARLLNETGNFVCTNCWDYMEMIRIKDLPDKPQCPHCGSHAIGILKVEEEKALPLLEKKGEHLAKREEKMQTHAKATAELVEKYGKAAAVVLSARRVYVAEAAAVLEKEPKLSDKFYELVLEAERKALSKRFK, encoded by the coding sequence TTGCAAACTGCAGGCGAAAACGCTTTTGAGTTACTTGTTAAGCCCATTCGAAGGCTAATTGAACAGAAGGGATTCCAAAAACCCACCGAACCCCAAGAAAAAGTCATCCCCAAAATCCTTGACGGCAAAAACGTGCTGTTGATTTCGCCAACTGCCACGGGCAAAACCGAATCCGCCTTCCTACCCATCCTCAGCATGCTTCTGCAGCAACCAAAAACCCCCGGCATAAAAGTCCTCTACATCACACCCCTTCGGGCATTAAACAGGGATTTACTTGAACGACTACAATGGTGGTGCAACAACCTCGACATTAAACTAGCAGTACGTCACGGCGACACCGAAACCAAAGAACGCACCCGCCAATCGCAATGCCCACCCGACATCCTCATAACCACCCCCGAAACCTTGCAAGCTATACTCTCAGGGTGGGTGCTTCGGCAGCATCTGCAAGCCCTAAAATGGGTAGTCATTGACGAAGTCCACGAATTAGCGGACAACAAACGGGGCAGTCAACTCTCCTTAGCACTGGAACGCATAAGAGGCTTGATTGGACGGGATTTTCAGATGGTCGGGTTATCCGCAACAGTGGGTAGCCCTGAAAACGTGGCGCGATTCCTCGTCGGCGAAAAACGAATCGTTGAAACGGTGCGTGTTTCAGTTGCCAAGATGGTGAAGCTCCAAGTCATCTACCCCAAACCCACCGAACAAGACGCACAGTTTGCCTCCAAAATCTACACGCACCCCGAAGTCGCCGCCCGCCTCCGCATAATCCGCGACTACATGAACAAACGAAAATCCGTCCTACTATTCACCAACACTCGTTCCATCTCTGAGGTTTTGGCGTCACGCTTCAAAGTCTGGGACGTCGACTTCCCCATCTCCATCCACCACGGCTCACTGGCAAAAACATCTCGCCTCGCCGCAGAAACAGGACTCAAAAAAGGTGCACTAAAAGGCTTGATTGCCACGAGCAGCCTCGAACTAGGCATTGACGTAGGCAGCATAGACCTCGTCATCCAATACATGAGTCCACGGCAAGTTTCGAGGCTTATCCAACGCGTGGGTAGAGCAGGACACACCTACGGTTACCTTTCAGAGGGGTTAATTATTGGCATGGACTCCGACGACACCCTAGAAGCGTTGGTAATTGCCCGAAGAGCATTAAACGAGCAATTGGAGCCGCTGGAAATTCCCGATAAACCCTACGATGTATTGGCACATCAAATCGCGGGGTTACTGCTTAAAAATCGTCGCTTAACTTTTAGTGAAATCCTCGACATTTGCAAGAATGCGGCGCCCTTTGCAGACCTCAACATCGCTGATGTAGAGAAAATCATCAAATACATGCATCAACGGTTCCCGCGGTTGGCGTGGGCGTCGTTTGAGGACCAAGTGGTACTGCGACCTCAACGTACCAAAGCGTTGTTTGAGTATTATTTTGATAATCTGTCGATGATTCCTGTTGAGAAACAGTTTCTCGTTATTGACCAAACCGCAGACGCCTCGATAGGGGTGCTTGATGAGGCGTTTATGGCGGAATACGGTAAACCTGGAACCAAATTCATCATCCGCGGTAGCCCTTGGCAAATCATACATACCACTGAAGACAAAGTTTATGTGCGCCCCGTCGAGGACCCAACCGGCAGTATACCTAGTTGGATCGGTGAAGAAATACCCGTGCCCTACGAGGTGGCGCAGGACCTTGCGGAAATCCGCGGCTTTGTCGAAGCAGAAAATCAACGTGGCGCCAGCGCCCAAGAAATCAGCGCCAAACTTGCAGAGAAGTATCCTGCAGATGCTGAGACTATTTTGCGGGCTTTGACCGAGACGCTTGAGCAGGTGCATAGCGGTTTCCCTGTGCCTACGCCTGAGCGTATCGTGATTGAGGAGTGGGGCGAGTTTGTAATCATTCATTCTAATTTTGGCTCAAACATTAACCGTGCCTTTGCTCAGTTGTTGGGACAGGTGCTTTCTGACATTCTGGGTCGTGGCATCGTGGTTCAGCATGACCCCTACCGCGTGTTTGTTCAAACCATGGGCGCCATGACGGCTGAGCGTCTCAAGGAGGTTGTAGGTGAAATAAAAATAATGAGCGAACAAGCCATACGAAGTACACTTACGACGTCCACTGTGAAGACGGGGTTGTTTAAGCGTCGGGTTATTCAGGTAGCGCGGCGGTTTGGGGCTCTTAAAAAGTGGGCAGACTTTAGTAGCATCAGTATTCAGAAGTTGATTTCAAGTTTTGAGGGGACACCCATCTATGAGGAGGGGCTTAAGGAGGTTTATAGCAAAGACCTCGACGCTGACGGTTTAGTTATGGTTCTGGGAAGGCTCAAAGATGGATTAACACGGTTACAGTTAATAGACCTAGGCGGTAATGTGAGCCCTGTGGCGCGTGTGGGCTTAGAGCGGGTTAGCATGAAAACCGATTTGATTCCACCCGAACAAATGCGGGCAGTGTTGGTGGAGTCGGCAAAAGCGCGCTTGCTAAACGAGACAGGCAACTTTGTTTGCACCAACTGCTGGGATTACATGGAAATGATACGCATAAAGGACCTTCCGGACAAGCCCCAATGTCCCCACTGTGGCTCTCATGCCATTGGCATACTAAAAGTGGAGGAGGAAAAAGCTTTGCCACTATTGGAAAAGAAGGGCGAACACTTAGCCAAGCGTGAAGAAAAAATGCAGACGCACGCAAAAGCGACGGCGGAGTTAGTTGAGAAGTATGGAAAAGCGGCTGCGGTTGTTTTGAGTGCACGGCGGGTTTACGTGGCAGAGGCTGCGGCGGTTTTGGAGAAGGAACCCAAGCTTTCAGACAAATTCTACGAGCTTGTTTTGGAAGCGGAACGCAAAGCACTAAGCAAACGTTTCAAATAA
- a CDS encoding TATA-box-binding protein: protein MPKVKATVSIENVVASATLNQKVDLNSVVKGYPGVEYRPEQFPGLVFRLKRPKTATLIFNSGKMVCTGAKSEKEAKRAVMKVIKELKKSGIIIIGKPELKIQNIVASGSFGGMIDLERAAYSLGHAMYEPEQFPGLIYRMEEPKVVILLFASGKFVCTGGKKEPSVFEAVELLHGLLEETSLIYYE, encoded by the coding sequence GTGCCAAAAGTAAAAGCAACTGTTAGCATTGAGAACGTTGTCGCTTCAGCCACGCTCAACCAAAAAGTCGACCTTAACTCTGTTGTTAAAGGTTACCCCGGCGTCGAATATCGCCCTGAACAGTTTCCTGGTCTCGTTTTTCGGCTTAAACGTCCCAAGACTGCTACTTTGATTTTTAATTCTGGAAAAATGGTTTGTACAGGCGCTAAATCGGAAAAAGAAGCTAAACGCGCCGTCATGAAAGTTATAAAGGAACTCAAGAAAAGTGGCATAATCATCATCGGCAAACCTGAACTAAAAATCCAAAATATAGTCGCTTCGGGCAGCTTTGGCGGAATGATAGACCTTGAACGAGCCGCCTATAGTCTGGGTCACGCGATGTATGAGCCTGAGCAGTTTCCGGGCTTAATTTATCGTATGGAAGAGCCTAAAGTGGTGATTCTGCTTTTTGCAAGCGGCAAATTTGTCTGTACGGGCGGTAAAAAAGAACCCAGCGTGTTTGAGGCTGTTGAATTGTTGCATGGGTTGTTGGAAGAAACCAGCCTGATTTATTACGAGTAA
- a CDS encoding signal peptidase I codes for MCVWVGLRVGLNTAYPVLYVESGSMCVPQGGGCDGWSHLFEPTLHVGDLLIIEGVNPSDLNANYPNSDIIVFRDPARDRLIVHRIVYEQNINGTFYFKTKGDGNGPVFWPDLPFDFDDIPDERGVPQDLVVGKVILRVPLVGWVPLFVAESSWGVFLLVGVVFLVGFVLFVLPMLRKKRL; via the coding sequence TTGTGTGTCTGGGTCGGGTTACGAGTTGGTCTTAATACGGCTTATCCCGTTTTGTATGTGGAAAGCGGCAGTATGTGTGTTCCTCAGGGCGGCGGTTGCGATGGATGGAGTCATCTTTTTGAGCCGACGCTGCATGTGGGTGACCTGTTAATTATTGAAGGTGTTAACCCAAGTGATCTCAACGCCAATTATCCGAACAGCGACATTATTGTTTTCCGTGACCCCGCGCGTGATCGGCTTATTGTTCATCGTATAGTGTATGAGCAGAACATCAATGGCACGTTTTATTTTAAGACTAAGGGTGATGGTAATGGACCTGTTTTTTGGCCCGATTTGCCTTTTGATTTTGATGATATTCCTGATGAGCGGGGTGTGCCGCAGGATTTGGTTGTGGGTAAGGTGATTTTGCGTGTTCCTTTGGTTGGTTGGGTGCCGTTGTTTGTGGCTGAGAGTTCTTGGGGTGTTTTTCTACTGGTTGGTGTTGTGTTTTTGGTTGGTTTTGTGTTGTTTGTGTTGCCAATGCTGAGAAAGAAGAGGCTATAG